The Vicia villosa cultivar HV-30 ecotype Madison, WI linkage group LG1, Vvil1.0, whole genome shotgun sequence genome includes a region encoding these proteins:
- the LOC131645158 gene encoding uncharacterized protein LOC131645158 isoform X1, which produces MARPCASLKEINESKELWKIAVRIHHKWTVLSKTKEHFEMILVDKEGTDIHCRVPSALKHTYDSVLTVKNTYTISNFQVTLNDLMFKPSQHKYILTFTGGTSVSDKNKHDIPQKPLIFTPFGDILTSKGNRDVLIDIIGIVVEIGYTQIHNSNKKQQINLVLKDLGNNILNCTLWESYAVQFHDFYSSRKDFTIPTVIVLQFARVKEEGKYPLCVSNTFNVTKLHINDDLPEIQNFLKSIPKLPMGEISSEGIGAISQHSQTSGTTHLSPYDKFMYKAILLPLREIVNLKSVTQCITVAKTTRLKAAPGGWYYKACHACTMVAKGNQPPYVCGKGHQTETEIYRYKILIDVVHEGCETTFVLWDRECLQLLEITSAQMRSTLLEAGISDPLEFPLALDALVGLDLAFKVKWQPSWNNATVVSIYEDKAVIKELEKLMPQPLAPSPSPATPKKLQITESVNDALPIDDWNVVDEQDVTSDQIMLTPTPSATSKTDAPGISTEHSPLPATTSVASKRFAPQGSFDLTLANGLCDEQGSTTKLKKIIKLENSPQKNIQP; this is translated from the exons ATGGCAAGACCCTGTGCGAGTTTGAAGGAAATCAATGAAAGTAAGGAACTCTGGAAAATCGCGGTCAGAATCCATCACAAATGGACAGTTTTGTCGAAGACCAAAGAGCACTTCGAAATGATTCTGGTCGATAAAGAG GGTACTGATATTCACTGCAGAGTACCAAGTGCGCTTAAACATACTTATGATTCTGTTTTAACGGTTAAGAACACATATACCATCTCAAATTTCCAAGTTACTTTGAATGATCTTATGTTCAAGCCTTCCCAGCATAAATATATCCTAACTTTCACCGGTGGTACTTCTGTTTCTGACAAGAACAAACACGACATACCACAAAAACCACTTATCTTCACTCCTTTTGGTGATATTCTTACCAGCAAAGGGAATAGGGATGTGTTGATTG ATATCATAGGAATCGTTGTGGAAATTGGATACACCCAGATTCACAATTCTAACAAAAAGCAGCAGATCAATTTGGTCCTCAAGGATTTGGG AAACAACATCCTTAATTGTACATTGTGGGAAAGTTATGCGGTCCAATTTCATGATTTCTATAGTTCAAGAAAAGATTTCACAATACCAACGGTAATTGTTTTGCAGTTTGCCAGAGTCAAAGAGGAAG GCAAATATCCTTTATGTGTTTCCAACACATTCAACGTTACCAAATTGCACATCAACGATGATCTCCCTGAAATTCAGAACTTCTTAAAGag CATCCCTAAACTGCCAATGGGCGAAATATCATCCGAAGGTATTGGTGCCATTTCACAGCATTCACAAACAAGCGGCACTACTCACCTTAGCCCTTATGACAAGTTCATGTATAAGGCTATATTACTCCCTCTGCGTGAAATTGTCAACCTAAAATCC GTTACTCAGTGTATAACTGTGGCAAAAACTACCAGACTCAAGGCTGCACCTGGTGGATGGTATTACAAAGCTTGCCATGCATGTACAATGGTTGCTAAGGGTAATCAACCACCATATGTTTGTGGAAAAGGACATCAGACAGAGACTGAAATTTACCG GTATAAAATTCTTATTGATGTCGTGCACGAAGGGTGTGAAACTACTTTTGTTCTATGGGACCGCGAATGTTTGCAGCTGTTGGAAATTACTTCGGCACAAATGCGGAGCACCTTGCTTGAG GCTGGGATCTCTGACCCCCTTGAATTTCCTTTAGCACTTGATGCTTTGGTCGGACTAGATTTGGCATTTAAGGTCAAGTGGCAGCCTTCATGGAACAATGCAACTGTCGTATCCATCTACGAAGATAAAGCTGTGATCAAAGAACTAGAAAAATTAATGCCTCAGCCATTG GCACCATCTCCATCTCCCGCAACACCAAAGAAACTGCAG ATTACTGAAAGTGTGAATGATGCTTTGCCAATTGACGACTGGAATGTGGTTGAT GAGCAAGACGTAACCTCCGATCAGATCATGTTGACACCTACCCCAAGTGCAACCTCCAAAACTGATGCCCCAGGAATATCTACCGAGCACAGCCCTCTGCCAGCTACAACATCTGTGGCCTCCAAAAGATTTGCGCCCCAAGGATCTTTTGATCTCACATTGGCTAATGGTCTCTGTGA
- the LOC131645158 gene encoding uncharacterized protein LOC131645158 isoform X2: MARPCASLKEINESKELWKIAVRIHHKWTVLSKTKEHFEMILVDKEGTDIHCRVPSALKHTYDSVLTVKNTYTISNFQVTLNDLMFKPSQHKYILTFTGGTSVSDKNKHDIPQKPLIFTPFGDILTSKGNRDVLIDIIGIVVEIGYTQIHNSNKKQQINLVLKDLGNNILNCTLWESYAVQFHDFYSSRKDFTIPTVIVLQFARVKEEGKYPLCVSNTFNVTKLHINDDLPEIQNFLKSIPKLPMGEISSEGIGAISQHSQTSGTTHLSPYDKFMYKAILLPLREIVNLKSVTQCITVAKTTRLKAAPGGWYYKACHACTMVAKGNQPPYVCGKGHQTETEIYRYKILIDVVHEGCETTFVLWDRECLQLLEITSAQMRSTLLEAGISDPLEFPLALDALVGLDLAFKVKWQPSWNNATVVSIYEDKAVIKELEKLMPQPLAPSPSPATPKKLQITESVNDALPIDDWNVEQDVTSDQIMLTPTPSATSKTDAPGISTEHSPLPATTSVASKRFAPQGSFDLTLANGLCDEQGSTTKLKKIIKLENSPQKNIQP, encoded by the exons ATGGCAAGACCCTGTGCGAGTTTGAAGGAAATCAATGAAAGTAAGGAACTCTGGAAAATCGCGGTCAGAATCCATCACAAATGGACAGTTTTGTCGAAGACCAAAGAGCACTTCGAAATGATTCTGGTCGATAAAGAG GGTACTGATATTCACTGCAGAGTACCAAGTGCGCTTAAACATACTTATGATTCTGTTTTAACGGTTAAGAACACATATACCATCTCAAATTTCCAAGTTACTTTGAATGATCTTATGTTCAAGCCTTCCCAGCATAAATATATCCTAACTTTCACCGGTGGTACTTCTGTTTCTGACAAGAACAAACACGACATACCACAAAAACCACTTATCTTCACTCCTTTTGGTGATATTCTTACCAGCAAAGGGAATAGGGATGTGTTGATTG ATATCATAGGAATCGTTGTGGAAATTGGATACACCCAGATTCACAATTCTAACAAAAAGCAGCAGATCAATTTGGTCCTCAAGGATTTGGG AAACAACATCCTTAATTGTACATTGTGGGAAAGTTATGCGGTCCAATTTCATGATTTCTATAGTTCAAGAAAAGATTTCACAATACCAACGGTAATTGTTTTGCAGTTTGCCAGAGTCAAAGAGGAAG GCAAATATCCTTTATGTGTTTCCAACACATTCAACGTTACCAAATTGCACATCAACGATGATCTCCCTGAAATTCAGAACTTCTTAAAGag CATCCCTAAACTGCCAATGGGCGAAATATCATCCGAAGGTATTGGTGCCATTTCACAGCATTCACAAACAAGCGGCACTACTCACCTTAGCCCTTATGACAAGTTCATGTATAAGGCTATATTACTCCCTCTGCGTGAAATTGTCAACCTAAAATCC GTTACTCAGTGTATAACTGTGGCAAAAACTACCAGACTCAAGGCTGCACCTGGTGGATGGTATTACAAAGCTTGCCATGCATGTACAATGGTTGCTAAGGGTAATCAACCACCATATGTTTGTGGAAAAGGACATCAGACAGAGACTGAAATTTACCG GTATAAAATTCTTATTGATGTCGTGCACGAAGGGTGTGAAACTACTTTTGTTCTATGGGACCGCGAATGTTTGCAGCTGTTGGAAATTACTTCGGCACAAATGCGGAGCACCTTGCTTGAG GCTGGGATCTCTGACCCCCTTGAATTTCCTTTAGCACTTGATGCTTTGGTCGGACTAGATTTGGCATTTAAGGTCAAGTGGCAGCCTTCATGGAACAATGCAACTGTCGTATCCATCTACGAAGATAAAGCTGTGATCAAAGAACTAGAAAAATTAATGCCTCAGCCATTG GCACCATCTCCATCTCCCGCAACACCAAAGAAACTGCAG ATTACTGAAAGTGTGAATGATGCTTTGCCAATTGACGACTGGAATGTG GAGCAAGACGTAACCTCCGATCAGATCATGTTGACACCTACCCCAAGTGCAACCTCCAAAACTGATGCCCCAGGAATATCTACCGAGCACAGCCCTCTGCCAGCTACAACATCTGTGGCCTCCAAAAGATTTGCGCCCCAAGGATCTTTTGATCTCACATTGGCTAATGGTCTCTGTGA